One segment of Theobroma cacao cultivar B97-61/B2 chromosome 9, Criollo_cocoa_genome_V2, whole genome shotgun sequence DNA contains the following:
- the LOC18587662 gene encoding zinc finger protein CONSTANS-LIKE 4: MASKLCDSCKSATATLFCRADSAFLCSNCDSKIHAANKLASRHSRVWVCEVCEQAPAHVTCKADAAALCVTCDRDIHSANPLARRHERVPVTPFYDSVNSVPAVKPNGVVNFLDERYISEVDGDADVSREEAEAASWLLPNPNHKAVESPDVNTGQYVFSEMDPYLDLDYGHVDPKMEAQEQNSSGTDGVVPVQSKSVQAPMVNDHCFDLDFTGSKPFAYGYNAHCVSHSVSSSSLDVGVVPDGSAMTDISNPYGRGAESTHQTVQLSSADREARVLRYREKRKNRKFEKTIRYASRKAYAEMRPRIKGRFAKRSDIEVEADRRNMYGFGVVPSF, translated from the exons ATGGCGTCCAAGTTGTGTGACTCGTGCAAATCAGCGACGGCAACTCTGTTCTGCCGGGCTGACTCGGCGTTTCTCTGCTCCAACTGCGACTCCAAAATCCACGCCGCCAACAAGCTGGCGTCGCGTCACTCTCGGGTCTGGGTGTGCGAGGTGTGCGAGCAAGCACCGGCTCACGTGACCTGCAAGGCCGATGCGGCGGCTCTCTGCGTCACATGCGACCGAGATATCCACTCTGCGAACCCGCTCGCGCGCAGGCACGAGCGCGTCCCGGTGACCCCTTTCTATGACTCTGTTAATTCGGTACCTGCCGTCAAGCCCAACGGAGTTGTTAACTTCCTGGACGAGCGTTATATTTCGGAAGTGGACGGAGACGCGGACGTCAGCAGGGAGGAAGCGGAGGCGGCCTCGTGGCTGCTTCCCAACCCTAACCATAAAGCTGTGGAGAGCCCGGACGTGAACACCGGCCAGTACGTGTTCTCGGAGATGGACCCGTATCTGGATCTTGATTACGGGCATGTGGATCCGAAAATGGAAGCACAAGAGCAAAACAGCTCTGGGACCGACGGAGTCGTTCCTGTCCAAAGCAAGAGCGTCCAAGCTCCGATGGTTAACGATCACTGCTTCGACTTGGACTTCACCGGATCCAAACCCTTCGCTTATGGCTACAACGCTCACTGTGTCAGCCACAGC gTATCATCGTCGTCTTTGGATGTAGGGGTGGTGCCAGATGGTAGTGCGATGACGGACATATCAAACCCGTACGGGAGAGGAGCGGAGTCAACCCATCAGACGGTGCAGCTTTCATCGGCCGACAGAGAAGCCAGGGTGCTGAGGTACAGGGAGAAGAGAAAGAACAGAAAGTTCGAGAAGACGATCCGCTACGCCTCCAGGAAAGCTTACGCAGAGATGCGGCCTAGGATCAAAGGAAGGTTCGCCAAGCGCAGTGACATCGAAGTCGAAGCCGACCGCCGTAACATGTATGGATTCGGAGTCGTACCCTCGTTTTAA
- the LOC18587660 gene encoding protein GLUTAMINE DUMPER 5: protein MRPVSRFNAMKTGAKASLSPPAMAQPRSPWHSPVPYLFGGLAAMLGLIAFALLILACSYWRLSGRLDNNSEGGAEGDVESGEKDQGDSNKQVKVYEEKILVIMAGEEKPTFLATPVSTKASSFGDKNGKVEDKEGSEKAESGEKVKEEMGDDHEQLPTVTENPENHESQQIQYQNQNQ, encoded by the coding sequence ATGAGACCTGTTAGCAGGTTTAACGCAATGAAAACAGGAGCAAAAGCCTCATTGTCACCACCAGCAATGGCGCAACCACGCTCTCCATGGCACTCTCCTGTGCCCTACCTCTTTGGAGGGCTAGCAGCGATGCTGGGTCTCATTGCTTTTGCTCTCTTGATCTTAGCTTGCTCCTACTGGCGACTGTCTGGTCGTTTGGATAACAACAGTGAAGGAGGTGCCGAAGGAGATGTTGAAAGTGGTGAGAAAGATCAGGGTGATTCTAACAAGCAGGTGAAGGTTTACGAGGAGAAGATTTTGGTGATAATGGCTGGTGAGGAGAAGCCCACGTTCTTGGCTACCCCTGTGTCCActaaagcttcctctttcgGTGATAAAAATGGAAAGGTTGAGGACAAAGAAGGATCGGAGAAAGCTGAAAGTggtgagaaagtgaaagaagaGATGGGTGATGATCATGAACAATTGCCAACAGTAACAGAAAACCCTGAGAACCATGAGAGCCAACAAATCCAAtatcaaaaccaaaaccaGTGA